Proteins encoded in a region of the Clostridia bacterium genome:
- a CDS encoding sugar ABC transporter permease has protein sequence MRPAAAASPKRTGIFALLKKEKYREYIAGYLFIAPLIVYFIVFQITPMAMSLLYSFTEWNMRTKPTFVGLRNYVDLFTNTLFYPMFWPSLWITLKYILMITPISLTIPLLLALILNTKVKGQAFFRTAFYIPVVTPGVAQAALWKWILDPKFGLLNAFIRNTPLINRLFSTHSWLNETRTALPVLAVMGAWGGLGYNILIYLAGLKAIPDELYESAYVDGANSANTLIHITLPMLKPTIFFLLVTGLIGNFQVFDQMYLLTGGGPNDSTLSYVLSLYNHAFRYYEMGIACSMSYILLSIILIITLLNFKFVPQTIDD, from the coding sequence ATGCGTCCGGCAGCAGCAGCCAGCCCCAAGCGGACTGGGATTTTCGCCCTGCTCAAGAAGGAGAAGTACCGTGAATACATAGCGGGATATCTGTTCATAGCCCCGCTGATAGTATACTTCATCGTGTTTCAGATCACGCCAATGGCGATGTCGCTCCTATACAGCTTCACGGAATGGAACATGCGCACCAAGCCTACGTTCGTGGGGCTCCGCAACTATGTCGACCTTTTCACGAACACTCTCTTCTACCCGATGTTCTGGCCGTCACTTTGGATAACCCTCAAATACATCCTGATGATAACGCCCATCTCCCTTACGATACCCCTGCTGTTGGCGCTGATACTGAATACGAAGGTCAAGGGGCAGGCATTCTTTCGCACAGCGTTCTACATTCCCGTGGTCACCCCTGGCGTTGCCCAGGCGGCCCTCTGGAAGTGGATTCTCGACCCCAAATTCGGGCTCCTGAACGCGTTCATCAGGAATACCCCCTTGATAAACAGGCTCTTCTCAACGCACAGCTGGTTGAATGAGACCCGAACCGCCCTGCCAGTTCTCGCCGTCATGGGCGCCTGGGGCGGGCTGGGGTACAACATCCTGATTTACCTGGCCGGACTGAAGGCAATCCCAGATGAACTCTATGAATCTGCATACGTGGACGGCGCCAATTCCGCCAACACTCTCATCCACATAACACTGCCCATGTTGAAGCCGACGATCTTCTTTCTTCTGGTAACGGGCCTGATCGGCAACTTCCAAGTGTTTGACCAGATGTACCTGCTGACGGGCGGAGGGCCCAACGACTCCACGCTGTCGTACGTCTTGAGCCTATATAACCATGCTTTCAGGTACTACGAGATGGGAATCGCCTGCTCCATGTCGTACATACTGCTCAGCATAATCCTGATTATCACGCTGCTCAACTTCAAGTTCGTCCCGCAGACTATCGACGACTGA
- a CDS encoding ABC-three component system protein → MIQRIYSTLPTFKCLDFRPGLNILIAQKEQGATSKQTRNRAGKTSLIEIVHFLTGADAGKDSPFRTEALVNESFGMEFDLGGERVSVERSGSAKSKLQVSGSGFAGDICRITIKEWVEALGESVFGLNAGQDAAGRAPTFRSLFAYFVRRQISGAFTTPEKQATMQQVGDYQVALMFLLGLDWKIASDWQQVRDREKTLAELKKAAGAGAFGSVIGKASDLRTQLTVAEARLGKLKSQMGSFRVLPQYRELETEADEITRDLNKLANDNTIDIAMIRDLEIALHVEAPPSLADLESTYAEAGIVLPGTAVRRYDEVRSFHESVIRNRRDYLSGELSSAKQRLESREQQKAKLDQRRSEIMVILRSHGALEQFSWLQGEVGRAEADAESLRQRFEAAEQLEGAQNELEIERNRLTLRLRRDFSEEGQRLADAILAFEETSGRLYESAGSMQVDTTPNGPVFGIQMQGSRSKGIKNMQIFCFDMMLMRLCAKRAIGPGFLIHDSHLFDGVDGRQIISALKAGAETAEELGFQYIVTLNEDDAFKETVEGFDVREHVLPVTLTDATEDGGLFGIRF, encoded by the coding sequence ATGATTCAGCGAATCTACAGCACCCTCCCGACCTTCAAATGCCTGGACTTTCGCCCTGGCCTGAATATACTCATCGCCCAGAAAGAACAGGGAGCGACCAGTAAACAGACGCGTAACAGGGCGGGCAAGACAAGTCTGATCGAGATTGTGCATTTTCTCACCGGTGCAGATGCCGGGAAGGATTCGCCTTTTCGTACGGAGGCTCTGGTCAACGAGTCCTTCGGCATGGAGTTCGATCTCGGAGGCGAGAGGGTGTCAGTGGAGCGCAGCGGCAGTGCTAAGTCGAAGCTTCAGGTATCGGGCTCTGGCTTCGCGGGGGACATATGCAGAATCACCATCAAAGAGTGGGTTGAGGCACTTGGAGAGAGTGTGTTTGGCTTGAATGCTGGACAGGACGCTGCGGGACGCGCCCCCACTTTTCGGTCGCTCTTTGCCTACTTCGTTCGGCGACAGATCAGTGGCGCTTTCACCACGCCTGAAAAACAGGCGACGATGCAGCAGGTCGGAGATTATCAAGTGGCGCTCATGTTTCTGTTGGGTCTTGACTGGAAGATAGCGAGCGACTGGCAACAGGTGCGGGATCGCGAAAAGACCTTGGCAGAACTGAAAAAGGCGGCAGGCGCCGGGGCTTTCGGTAGCGTGATCGGCAAAGCGTCTGATCTGCGAACGCAGCTCACCGTGGCCGAAGCGCGTTTGGGCAAACTCAAATCGCAGATGGGATCGTTCCGGGTGCTGCCGCAATATCGGGAACTGGAAACAGAAGCAGATGAGATCACGCGAGACTTGAACAAGCTTGCCAATGACAACACGATCGACATCGCCATGATTCGCGACTTGGAGATTGCGTTACATGTGGAAGCTCCGCCCTCTTTGGCTGATCTAGAATCGACATATGCTGAGGCCGGCATCGTTCTCCCAGGCACAGCTGTCAGGCGTTACGACGAAGTCCGCAGTTTCCATGAATCGGTGATCCGCAATCGTCGAGACTACCTTTCCGGCGAGCTCTCCTCAGCCAAGCAGCGCTTGGAGTCCCGAGAGCAGCAGAAGGCGAAGCTGGACCAGCGCAGATCGGAGATTATGGTCATCCTTCGCAGCCATGGCGCATTGGAGCAGTTCTCCTGGCTGCAAGGCGAAGTGGGCAGAGCTGAAGCGGATGCTGAATCTCTTCGACAGCGATTCGAGGCTGCGGAGCAGCTCGAGGGCGCCCAAAACGAGCTGGAGATTGAACGGAATCGTCTGACCCTGCGCCTGCGACGGGATTTCTCTGAGGAAGGGCAACGCCTTGCTGATGCGATCCTCGCCTTTGAGGAGACATCCGGGCGGCTTTACGAGTCGGCTGGAAGCATGCAGGTAGACACGACTCCGAACGGTCCTGTATTTGGCATTCAGATGCAGGGTTCGCGCAGCAAGGGCATCAAGAACATGCAGATATTCTGTTTTGATATGATGCTCATGCGCTTGTGCGCCAAACGCGCCATTGGACCTGGGTTCCTGATACATGACAGCCATCTCTTCGACGGGGTGGACGGGCGACAGATTATCAGTGCCCTGAAGGCGGGGGCCGAAACCGCCGAAGAGCTTGGCTTCCAGTACATCGTTACTTTGAATGAAGACGATGCCTTCAAGGAGACCGTAGAAGGCTTTGATGTGCGCGAACATGTGCTGCCCGTGACTCTCACTGATGCAACTGAGGATGGCGGTCTGTTCGGCATTCGGTTTTAG
- a CDS encoding LacI family DNA-binding transcriptional regulator: protein MVMDNVTVFNIKIREQKQMKYTITDVADRARVSVATVSRVLNHKDTVKEETRDKVIAVIKELSYTPNFAAKTLRNNLINTIGVIVPDISASFYSEIIKGIENRANEMSFRLIVCDAQNSKSKENDHIRFLYDGSVDGMVFVVPQVADDDLVHLHAENMSIVVFGRNMEQHGIPSITVDNVYGAYQAVRHLCSHGFARVAYIGGIEAENDYDHRARLHGFKKALSDSGIEIHDEYIENGGYSEEGGSSAFVRLMSLPEPPNAIFCANDEMALGVLRAAKKRSIDIPRQLGLIGFDNIRISQYTSPALTTVSQPTYNIGVLLGEQLIAHLTDRERGRRNTNLILRPELIVRESCGC, encoded by the coding sequence ATGGTGATGGACAATGTAACCGTTTTCAATATCAAGATACGGGAGCAGAAGCAGATGAAATACACCATCACGGATGTTGCTGATAGGGCCCGCGTGTCGGTGGCCACGGTTTCTCGTGTGCTCAACCACAAAGATACGGTCAAAGAGGAGACCAGAGATAAGGTCATTGCCGTGATCAAGGAACTCAGCTATACTCCCAACTTCGCAGCGAAGACGTTGCGCAACAACCTGATCAACACCATCGGCGTGATCGTGCCCGACATCTCGGCATCTTTCTATTCGGAGATAATCAAAGGCATCGAGAACAGGGCTAATGAGATGAGCTTCCGCCTGATAGTGTGCGACGCGCAGAACAGCAAGTCGAAGGAGAATGACCACATCAGGTTCCTATATGACGGCAGCGTGGATGGAATGGTGTTCGTCGTGCCCCAGGTTGCCGATGACGATTTGGTGCATCTCCACGCTGAGAACATGTCCATAGTGGTGTTTGGAAGGAACATGGAGCAGCACGGCATCCCTTCCATCACTGTCGATAACGTCTACGGGGCCTACCAGGCAGTGAGGCATCTATGCTCCCACGGCTTTGCCAGGGTGGCGTACATAGGCGGGATAGAGGCGGAGAACGACTACGACCACCGTGCGAGGCTCCACGGTTTCAAGAAGGCGCTTTCGGATTCCGGCATTGAAATCCACGATGAGTACATTGAGAACGGCGGTTACTCAGAAGAGGGCGGAAGCAGCGCTTTTGTACGTCTGATGAGCCTTCCAGAGCCCCCAAACGCCATCTTCTGCGCCAATGACGAAATGGCCCTCGGCGTGCTGCGGGCTGCGAAGAAGCGCAGCATCGACATACCCCGGCAGTTGGGTTTGATCGGTTTCGACAACATACGTATCTCTCAGTACACTAGCCCCGCTCTCACCACAGTGAGCCAGCCGACCTATAACATCGGCGTGCTCCTTGGCGAGCAGCTCATAGCGCATCTCACCGACAGGGAAAGGGGACGGAGGAACACCAATCTAATCCTGAGGCCGGAGCTGATTGTGCGTGAGTCGTGCGGTTGCTAG
- a CDS encoding type II toxin-antitoxin system VapC family toxin: MSERARFESCVCVDASLVVKWLVSEPDSLQALDVLEEWMRQGVRMIAPSLIDYEVASVLRKLAARGSVSVDEARQRLHLFESLAIQHVSPPFLLRRAWEMANRHGLYTVYDASYAALSELTGTRLYTCDEALISALGWSPDMIVNPLAKA; the protein is encoded by the coding sequence GTGTCGGAGAGAGCGAGATTTGAAAGCTGCGTGTGCGTAGATGCAAGCCTGGTCGTAAAGTGGCTTGTGAGTGAGCCCGATTCCCTGCAGGCCCTCGACGTGCTGGAAGAATGGATGCGGCAGGGCGTCAGGATGATAGCCCCGTCCCTCATCGACTATGAGGTGGCCTCGGTGTTGCGAAAACTCGCAGCCAGGGGCAGCGTCAGCGTCGATGAGGCACGTCAGCGCCTGCACCTTTTCGAATCTCTTGCCATCCAGCACGTAAGTCCCCCCTTCCTCCTCAGGCGCGCCTGGGAGATGGCGAATCGCCATGGCCTGTACACCGTATATGACGCATCATATGCAGCCCTGTCTGAACTCACAGGAACCAGGCTGTACACGTGTGATGAAGCACTGATTTCAGCCCTGGGCTGGTCTCCCGATATGATCGTAAACCCCCTCGCCAAGGCCTGA
- a CDS encoding ABC-three component system middle component 6, whose product MILPSKHLSQDRALLTVGVGILQHLGQPKTVSAVWEELHRRGEEAQHSATPLKFDQFILALDLLFLMGAVQLDEGLLRRKKP is encoded by the coding sequence ATGATTCTTCCTTCCAAGCACCTTTCACAGGACCGTGCTCTTCTCACCGTAGGGGTCGGCATTTTGCAGCACTTAGGTCAACCAAAGACTGTTTCGGCTGTTTGGGAAGAGCTGCATCGCCGAGGTGAAGAGGCACAGCATTCAGCCACGCCCTTGAAGTTCGACCAGTTTATTCTGGCTCTGGATCTTCTGTTTCTCATGGGCGCCGTTCAACTGGATGAAGGCCTTCTTAGGAGGAAGAAACCATGA
- a CDS encoding helix-turn-helix domain-containing protein produces MAYTSNDRLMTVSEVADCLRVSVPTIWRWLRQGSIMGIKIGKSRRIRWSEVVRFETGGAHQIREVQPTYGSPQDDAHRLSMVAELRRRLQATESPDYPGSSALLEIRRERADKLWNKQDQE; encoded by the coding sequence GTGGCTTACACCAGCAATGATCGGCTTATGACCGTGTCCGAGGTGGCCGACTGCCTCAGGGTGTCAGTGCCCACAATATGGCGTTGGCTGCGACAGGGCAGCATCATGGGCATCAAGATAGGCAAGAGCCGAAGAATTCGTTGGAGCGAGGTGGTTCGGTTCGAAACCGGAGGAGCGCACCAGATCCGGGAGGTGCAGCCGACATATGGGTCTCCTCAAGACGATGCCCATCGCCTCTCCATGGTCGCGGAACTCCGCCGGCGCCTGCAGGCCACCGAAAGCCCGGATTATCCCGGCAGTTCTGCGTTGCTCGAGATCAGGCGGGAAAGAGCCGATAAGCTGTGGAACAAGCAAGACCAAGAATAG
- a CDS encoding ABC transporter substrate-binding protein, with product MIKRFASLLAVIFLMACLLTPMGIAAAKGAVSFWVYEPELKREQLEKAVALFERETGYDVEITYIPKSDFNTKLNTAIATGQAPEVSYLDQPLVPRFAVDGILLNLDPYADGKTGIDRSKYYQGALNTNVVGKKLYGLPLNQTCVALYYNRDLIKTPPTTWDEWIDMAKKVYKKGQIAAMEVPPGGGWGAWLFPAFVASAGGRMVSDDETKVAFDEQPAIDALKLWLEMRKYSDKEVQDSANSFQNGLVATKISGPWEISGFRQNFPNLKFGVALVPAKTKDGIHASNIGGENLVIYKSAKNPQAAWELIRFLTYRPENAILCAEVTGNFPVLLEAAQDDRYRKDESLKVFLKQMETAQARPRMTSWLKINDEIVGKALDQALSGELSPEEALKQAAKKANLLIQRDK from the coding sequence ATGATCAAACGGTTTGCGAGTCTCCTGGCGGTCATCTTCTTGATGGCCTGCCTGCTGACGCCCATGGGTATTGCCGCTGCAAAGGGCGCCGTATCATTCTGGGTGTACGAGCCCGAGCTGAAGCGGGAACAACTCGAGAAGGCAGTTGCGTTGTTCGAGCGCGAGACCGGTTATGATGTAGAGATCACATACATCCCCAAGAGCGATTTCAACACCAAGCTGAACACTGCCATCGCGACCGGGCAGGCCCCGGAAGTCTCATACCTCGATCAACCTCTGGTGCCGAGGTTCGCGGTGGACGGAATCCTTCTGAACCTCGATCCGTATGCTGACGGCAAGACCGGGATAGACAGGAGCAAGTACTATCAGGGCGCCCTGAACACAAACGTGGTGGGCAAGAAGCTCTACGGCCTGCCGCTCAATCAGACCTGCGTGGCGCTGTACTACAACCGAGACCTCATCAAGACCCCTCCCACCACCTGGGACGAGTGGATCGACATGGCCAAGAAGGTGTACAAGAAGGGCCAGATTGCGGCCATGGAAGTGCCCCCGGGCGGCGGCTGGGGCGCCTGGCTGTTCCCCGCCTTCGTGGCGTCGGCCGGCGGTCGGATGGTCAGTGACGACGAGACCAAGGTGGCATTCGATGAGCAGCCCGCGATAGACGCGCTCAAGCTGTGGCTGGAGATGAGGAAGTATTCTGACAAGGAAGTGCAGGATAGCGCTAACTCCTTCCAGAATGGCCTTGTGGCAACGAAGATATCCGGCCCGTGGGAGATAAGCGGGTTCCGCCAGAACTTCCCCAACCTCAAGTTCGGCGTTGCCCTGGTGCCGGCGAAAACTAAGGACGGCATCCACGCGTCCAACATCGGCGGCGAGAACCTGGTGATCTACAAATCGGCTAAGAACCCGCAGGCAGCATGGGAGCTGATAAGGTTCCTTACATACAGGCCGGAGAACGCCATCCTCTGCGCGGAGGTCACGGGCAATTTTCCTGTGCTTCTCGAGGCAGCACAGGACGACAGGTACCGCAAGGATGAGTCGCTCAAGGTATTCCTCAAACAGATGGAGACTGCTCAGGCCAGGCCGAGGATGACATCATGGCTGAAGATCAACGACGAAATCGTGGGCAAGGCGCTCGACCAGGCACTCTCGGGCGAACTCAGCCCGGAGGAAGCCCTAAAGCAAGCGGCCAAGAAGGCCAATCTGCTAATCCAGAGAGATAAGTAG
- a CDS encoding effector binding domain-containing protein, whose protein sequence is MLSVCGLLCSECDAFGESCGGCIEVAGRPSWTKDVGIDACELFECSANRGFDACGECDSVPCKRMIELRDPRVAAEAHIEEVRARVGRLRSHQSRSDREIQVRQLDEITFVGFALRTSVSAPKDVIPRFWDEFWQTGKAEALRKALGVCCLEPLYGVCACYDSSSGAFTYLAGAKLPQGNSVPDGFDSVTLCPSLYGVVHLPMDVPQIQAAWGEIHAWGRKAGFEVGPEGFESYPDESTCDVCVQIR, encoded by the coding sequence ATGCTGAGTGTATGTGGTCTTCTTTGCAGCGAGTGCGATGCTTTTGGAGAAAGCTGCGGTGGATGCATTGAAGTCGCGGGAAGGCCTTCATGGACGAAGGACGTTGGCATCGATGCATGTGAACTTTTCGAGTGCTCTGCGAACAGAGGATTTGATGCCTGCGGGGAATGCGATTCGGTCCCGTGCAAGCGAATGATAGAGCTGAGAGACCCGCGAGTCGCGGCAGAAGCGCACATCGAGGAAGTGCGCGCCAGGGTGGGCCGATTGCGAAGTCATCAGAGCCGGTCAGACAGGGAGATCCAAGTTCGTCAACTGGACGAGATCACGTTCGTAGGCTTCGCCCTTCGCACTTCAGTATCGGCGCCGAAGGATGTGATACCCCGGTTCTGGGATGAGTTCTGGCAGACCGGAAAGGCCGAAGCTTTACGGAAGGCGCTCGGCGTGTGCTGCCTCGAACCTCTCTATGGCGTGTGTGCCTGCTACGACTCGTCGTCAGGCGCCTTCACGTATCTGGCAGGCGCCAAGCTGCCGCAGGGCAATTCAGTCCCCGACGGGTTCGACAGCGTGACGTTGTGTCCGTCGCTCTACGGAGTGGTGCATCTTCCAATGGACGTGCCCCAGATCCAGGCCGCCTGGGGTGAGATACACGCGTGGGGCAGGAAAGCAGGCTTCGAGGTGGGCCCGGAGGGGTTCGAATCATATCCCGACGAGAGCACCTGCGACGTGTGTGTGCAGATACGCTGA
- a CDS encoding MFS transporter, with the protein MLLAGLADCVSGVGSRRVRTEMDVGRSMANALSQAIRFLSRQPHDWKVSACRASIDRLLYQMIFPYLSVYIALLGATGTQLGVVNSAGMAAGAVLGLASATAANLIGTKRVYVIGVALAGLSYLVTGLANNWVVALMGAMIWWCGSTASSHSCGIVCGSSLLNKDRATAMGCCESLAQGVMGFAGPVIGAMLVTRFGGVSAQGIRPIFLIASALSLVSLFLVSTRLSQPEYSSGHANQAEQRKAFRVRLNPLSLLGERPDLWRFVAVCCLANLPTGMVLPFTQVFAREMKMADQYVLGAMVTAAAVIGLVLGIPLGRLADRKGRKKVLYALAPVFWASNLLLVWSSRPGLLILAGVLQGAFSMTLVVTQAMAFELAPSERMSDWLAILRFFKMLIGAALAFVSGLIWDHLGPQYVFLFAVGIDAVIRIPLLAGLPETLDTTV; encoded by the coding sequence ATGCTCTTAGCAGGGCTTGCAGACTGCGTCAGTGGGGTTGGCAGTCGCAGGGTTCGGACGGAAATGGATGTGGGCAGGTCAATGGCCAACGCGTTGTCGCAGGCAATTCGCTTCTTATCGAGGCAACCCCACGATTGGAAAGTCTCAGCGTGCAGAGCGTCTATAGATAGACTGCTTTATCAGATGATTTTCCCGTATCTCAGTGTGTACATAGCGCTTCTCGGGGCTACAGGGACGCAACTGGGTGTGGTCAACAGCGCCGGCATGGCTGCCGGCGCTGTGCTCGGGCTCGCGTCCGCGACTGCCGCCAACTTGATCGGGACAAAGCGAGTGTACGTGATCGGTGTGGCTTTAGCGGGCCTCTCGTATCTGGTTACAGGGTTGGCCAATAATTGGGTTGTGGCCCTCATGGGCGCCATGATCTGGTGGTGTGGATCGACTGCATCCAGCCACAGCTGCGGAATCGTCTGCGGGAGTTCGCTTCTGAACAAGGATCGGGCAACTGCCATGGGCTGCTGTGAGAGTCTTGCGCAGGGGGTGATGGGGTTTGCCGGGCCGGTAATCGGAGCGATGCTTGTCACCCGGTTTGGCGGGGTCAGCGCACAGGGAATCAGGCCCATATTCTTGATTGCTTCAGCTCTTTCGCTCGTATCGCTGTTTCTCGTATCCACCCGGCTATCGCAGCCAGAATACAGCTCTGGCCATGCGAACCAGGCCGAGCAGAGGAAGGCCTTCCGAGTTCGCCTCAATCCGCTTTCGCTGTTGGGGGAGCGGCCTGATCTGTGGCGCTTTGTGGCCGTATGCTGTCTGGCCAACCTGCCCACTGGGATGGTGCTTCCGTTTACTCAGGTGTTTGCGCGCGAGATGAAGATGGCCGACCAGTACGTGCTGGGAGCGATGGTGACTGCCGCTGCAGTGATCGGTCTGGTGCTTGGCATTCCCCTGGGCAGGTTGGCTGATAGGAAGGGACGGAAGAAGGTTCTCTATGCGCTTGCCCCTGTCTTCTGGGCCAGCAACTTGCTGCTTGTCTGGTCTTCGCGCCCAGGTCTGTTGATACTTGCAGGCGTGCTTCAGGGAGCGTTCTCTATGACACTCGTCGTCACGCAAGCCATGGCCTTCGAGCTTGCGCCTTCTGAGAGGATGAGTGACTGGCTGGCGATTCTGCGGTTCTTCAAGATGCTCATCGGCGCCGCCCTGGCCTTCGTGTCCGGTCTCATATGGGATCACCTCGGCCCGCAGTATGTGTTCCTGTTTGCCGTCGGAATTGATGCAGTTATTCGCATTCCGCTGCTTGCAGGCCTGCCTGAGACGCTTGATACGACTGTGTAG
- a CDS encoding ATP-binding protein, whose product MVVVVKVQRGAACPYYLAGKGIRPEGVYVRQGASTVPATESAILKMIKETGGDNCETTRSLKQKLTFASAEKAFKEENIKFGAEQKRTLGIIGEDGAFSNLGLLLSDQCIHTVKVAVFEGSGKTVFRDRAEFSGSLLKQLNDVYEYINRYNRTRAEFSGLKRIDMRDYPPEAVREALQNAIVHRDYSYSDSVLISILDDRIEFVSLGGLPKGIAYSDLMLGVSVLRNNRLADVFYRLHLIEAFGTGMPKIMECYHGQEAQPAIEISDNAFKITLPNTNFRREVSVEDDSLSDTERKVMGYLIGRDSASRKEIETAMGLSQSRTIRVLNALADRQLVSIRGSGKNTTCAVVSR is encoded by the coding sequence ATGGTGGTTGTGGTCAAAGTCCAGAGGGGCGCCGCCTGCCCGTACTACCTTGCTGGAAAAGGCATCAGGCCCGAGGGCGTCTATGTGAGGCAGGGTGCGTCTACCGTTCCGGCGACCGAGAGCGCGATCTTGAAAATGATTAAGGAGACAGGCGGCGACAATTGCGAGACTACTCGTTCGCTCAAGCAGAAGCTGACTTTTGCTAGCGCGGAGAAAGCATTCAAGGAAGAGAACATTAAATTCGGCGCGGAACAGAAGAGAACCCTCGGCATCATCGGGGAGGACGGTGCGTTTTCGAACCTTGGCCTGTTGCTTTCCGACCAATGCATACACACCGTAAAGGTTGCCGTTTTTGAAGGCAGCGGCAAAACAGTCTTTAGGGACAGAGCGGAGTTCTCGGGTTCGCTGCTAAAGCAGCTCAATGATGTCTATGAGTACATCAATCGGTACAACCGAACAAGAGCCGAGTTTTCGGGATTGAAGCGTATTGATATGCGTGATTATCCGCCGGAGGCTGTACGCGAGGCGCTGCAAAACGCGATTGTTCACCGTGACTACTCATACAGCGACAGCGTCCTCATCAGCATTCTTGATGACCGCATCGAATTTGTCTCGCTCGGCGGGCTTCCGAAAGGCATAGCGTACAGCGACTTGATGCTGGGCGTTTCCGTCCTGCGCAATAATCGACTTGCTGATGTGTTCTATCGTCTGCACTTGATAGAGGCGTTCGGCACAGGAATGCCGAAAATCATGGAATGCTATCATGGGCAAGAGGCACAGCCGGCTATCGAGATCTCAGACAACGCCTTCAAGATAACGCTGCCCAACACGAATTTCCGGCGCGAGGTTTCCGTTGAGGATGACAGCCTTTCAGATACTGAGCGCAAAGTCATGGGCTATTTGATAGGACGCGATAGCGCTTCAAGGAAAGAGATAGAAACGGCTATGGGACTCTCGCAGAGCCGGACCATCCGTGTGCTTAATGCTCTTGCCGACAGACAACTGGTCTCTATACGCGGCAGCGGCAAAAACACAACATGTGCTGTTGTGAGTAGGTAG
- a CDS encoding MetQ/NlpA family ABC transporter substrate-binding protein — protein sequence MLCAQLPRSLEDMDLAITNSSFAMEAKLVPTRDAFLIEDSDFPYANVLAVSNVDKDNPALRELARALTSKEAAEFIAKEYRGSVAPAFDLNF from the coding sequence ATGCTATGCGCTCAGCTCCCTCGGTCGCTCGAGGACATGGATCTGGCGATCACAAACTCCAGCTTCGCCATGGAAGCCAAACTGGTACCTACAAGGGATGCGTTCCTTATCGAGGACAGCGATTTTCCCTATGCCAACGTGCTTGCCGTCAGTAATGTCGACAAGGACAACCCTGCATTGAGAGAGCTCGCCCGGGCGCTCACGTCGAAAGAGGCAGCGGAGTTCATCGCGAAGGAATATCGAGGATCAGTGGCGCCGGCATTCGACCTCAACTTCTAG
- a CDS encoding ABC-three component system protein, with amino-acid sequence MNLQQAFYEHKFEIAFLRARGDAFQDFFERLMGFAYKADFMACRPWGNRGDRKNDGFLRSERRLFQVYAPNEMKESVAIPKIREDFEGARIHWGVYFDEWVFVHNGTDGLPPHVQKLILELEKANTGIKLETWGLEELRLVFRRLSTDDLQLWFGFAPTDEARARLGFRDIQVVLERIGEQAVPFVQPVRDVPMGKIKANALSESVAALLKAGMAKAPLVDEFYSRWHDATLGERIAQSFRTKYESLRGRFSPNEIFAELQVWVGGDDQGTPEHQLAVLAVMAYYFESCDIFEEARGDES; translated from the coding sequence ATGAACCTTCAACAAGCCTTCTACGAGCATAAGTTTGAGATCGCCTTTCTTCGGGCAAGGGGAGACGCGTTTCAGGATTTCTTTGAGAGACTGATGGGCTTCGCCTACAAGGCGGACTTCATGGCCTGCCGTCCGTGGGGCAACCGGGGAGACCGCAAGAATGATGGGTTCCTCAGGTCTGAACGACGATTGTTTCAGGTGTACGCGCCCAACGAGATGAAGGAGTCCGTGGCCATTCCCAAGATCCGCGAGGATTTCGAAGGAGCGAGAATTCATTGGGGTGTGTACTTCGATGAATGGGTATTCGTCCACAATGGAACAGATGGATTGCCTCCGCATGTGCAGAAGCTAATATTGGAATTGGAGAAAGCCAATACTGGAATCAAGCTGGAAACATGGGGACTGGAGGAGCTCCGCCTGGTTTTTCGACGTCTTTCAACTGACGATCTCCAGTTATGGTTCGGATTTGCGCCAACCGATGAAGCACGGGCCAGGCTGGGATTCAGGGACATACAGGTGGTTCTCGAGAGAATCGGGGAGCAGGCTGTCCCATTCGTGCAACCGGTGAGGGACGTTCCGATGGGCAAAATCAAAGCTAATGCCCTATCGGAAAGCGTTGCGGCTCTGTTGAAGGCCGGCATGGCAAAAGCGCCATTGGTGGACGAATTCTACAGCCGGTGGCATGACGCGACCCTCGGAGAGCGGATCGCGCAGTCGTTTCGGACCAAGTATGAGTCGTTGCGCGGCAGATTCTCGCCCAATGAGATCTTCGCCGAGCTGCAGGTTTGGGTTGGGGGCGATGATCAAGGCACTCCTGAACACCAGCTGGCTGTGCTTGCCGTGATGGCTTACTACTTCGAGAGCTGCGACATTTTCGAGGAAGCACGGGGGGACGAGTCATGA